One Halomonas sp. M4R1S46 genomic window carries:
- a CDS encoding carboxymuconolactone decarboxylase family protein, whose amino-acid sequence MAKQSLPSGARQVADQHPEVWKAFTALGKACAETGPLDARTRRLVKLALAVGSGSEGAVHSHVRRALAEGESPEALKQVAMLAIPTLGLPASAAALTWIEDFTEGD is encoded by the coding sequence ATGGCGAAACAGTCGCTTCCCTCCGGCGCCCGCCAGGTGGCCGACCAGCATCCCGAGGTCTGGAAGGCCTTCACGGCGCTGGGCAAGGCCTGCGCCGAGACCGGCCCCCTGGATGCCCGCACCCGCCGCCTGGTCAAGCTCGCCCTGGCGGTGGGCTCGGGCTCCGAGGGCGCCGTGCACTCCCACGTGCGTCGCGCCCTGGCCGAGGGCGAGTCCCCCGAGGCCCTGAAACAGGTGGCCATGCTGGCCATCCCCACCCTGGGCCTGCCCGCCAGCGCGGCGGCGCTGACCTGGATCGAGGACTTCACCGAAGGCGACTGA
- a CDS encoding globin, producing the protein MDIETVFDASYARVLERQVDGRGFFEAFYERFVAASPEVAEKFRHTDMHRQQAMLKKSFYHLLTFYASSHADYYLDKVAISHNRRHLDIRPSLYDLWLETMVATLRDFDPAFTDTVELAWRLVMTPGIVYMKFHYERDAPVGEDDIA; encoded by the coding sequence GTGGATATCGAGACGGTCTTCGATGCGAGCTATGCCCGGGTGCTGGAGCGCCAGGTCGACGGGAGGGGCTTCTTCGAGGCCTTCTACGAGCGCTTCGTCGCCGCCTCGCCGGAGGTGGCGGAGAAGTTTCGCCACACCGACATGCATCGCCAGCAGGCCATGCTCAAGAAGTCCTTCTATCACCTGCTGACCTTCTATGCCTCCAGCCACGCCGACTACTACCTGGACAAGGTGGCCATCAGCCACAACCGTCGGCATCTCGACATCCGTCCGTCCCTCTATGACCTCTGGCTGGAGACCATGGTGGCGACCCTGCGCGACTTCGATCCGGCATTCACCGACACCGTGGAACTGGCCTGGCGCCTGGTGATGACCCCGGGGATCGTCTACATGAAGTTCCACTACGAGCGGGACGCGCCGGTCGGCGAGGACGATATCGCCTGA
- a CDS encoding cbb3-type cytochrome c oxidase subunit I — MKYETQRVALPFFMVAMALFTLQIVFGLLAATVYAWPTFMAELMPFNIMRVSHTNLLIVWLLIGFMGSTYYLMPEEAEREIHSPGVAYLQLAIFAFAGAAALVGYQFGIHEGREFLEQPFWVKVLITISFLMFLFNTSMTLAKGRKTAINLVLMLGLWLAAVFWLFAFYNPTNLAVDKLYWWWVVHLWVEGVWELIMASLLGYLLIKMTGVDREVIEKWLYVIVGLSLFSGLLGTGHHYYWIGAPSYWQPIGSIFSTLEVIPFFAMVVFAFTMFWKGTRNHPNKAAMLWALGCPTIAFFGAGVWGFMHTLSFINYYSHGTQVTAAHGHLAFYGAYVMLMLGIISFAMPQLRRVQPYNQVLNMWGFWIMTSAMCFMTFTLTFAGVVQTHLQRVLGMNFMEVQSQLGLFYVMRLGAGVAVAVGALMLLYAFFGPTREQVPAGGTQLTAGAERL; from the coding sequence ATGAAATACGAGACCCAGAGGGTGGCCCTGCCCTTCTTCATGGTGGCCATGGCGCTGTTCACGTTGCAGATCGTCTTCGGCCTGCTGGCCGCCACCGTCTATGCCTGGCCGACCTTCATGGCCGAGCTGATGCCCTTCAACATCATGCGCGTCAGCCATACCAACCTGCTGATCGTCTGGCTGCTGATCGGCTTCATGGGCAGCACCTACTACCTGATGCCGGAAGAGGCCGAGCGGGAGATCCACAGCCCCGGAGTGGCCTACCTGCAGCTGGCCATCTTCGCCTTCGCCGGGGCCGCGGCGCTGGTCGGCTACCAGTTCGGGATCCACGAGGGCCGCGAGTTCCTCGAGCAGCCGTTCTGGGTCAAGGTGCTGATCACCATCTCCTTCTTGATGTTCCTCTTCAACACCAGCATGACCCTTGCCAAGGGCCGCAAGACCGCCATCAACCTGGTGCTGATGCTGGGCCTGTGGCTGGCCGCGGTGTTCTGGCTGTTCGCCTTCTACAACCCGACCAACCTGGCCGTGGACAAGCTCTACTGGTGGTGGGTCGTGCACCTCTGGGTCGAGGGCGTCTGGGAGCTGATCATGGCCTCGCTGCTCGGCTACCTGCTGATCAAGATGACCGGCGTCGACCGCGAGGTGATCGAGAAGTGGCTCTACGTCATCGTCGGCCTGTCGCTGTTCTCCGGCCTGCTGGGCACCGGCCACCACTACTACTGGATCGGCGCACCGAGCTACTGGCAGCCCATCGGCAGCATCTTCTCCACCCTGGAGGTGATCCCCTTCTTCGCCATGGTGGTGTTCGCCTTCACCATGTTCTGGAAGGGCACGCGCAACCACCCCAACAAGGCCGCCATGCTGTGGGCGCTGGGCTGTCCGACCATCGCCTTCTTCGGTGCCGGCGTGTGGGGCTTCATGCACACCCTGTCGTTCATCAACTACTACAGCCACGGCACCCAGGTCACCGCGGCCCACGGCCACCTGGCCTTCTACGGTGCCTACGTGATGCTGATGCTCGGCATCATCAGCTTCGCCATGCCGCAGCTGCGCCGCGTGCAGCCGTACAACCAGGTGCTGAACATGTGGGGCTTCTGGATCATGACCTCGGCGATGTGCTTCATGACCTTCACCCTGACCTTCGCCGGGGTGGTTCAGACGCACCTGCAGCGGGTGCTGGGCATGAACTTCATGGAGGTGCAGAGCCAGCTCGGCCTGTTCTACGTCATGCGCCTGGGCGCCGGCGTGGCGGTGGCCGTGGGAGCATTGATGCTGCTCTACGCCTTCTTCGGCCCGACCCGCGAGCAGGTGCCGGCGGGTGGCACCCAGCTGACCGCGGGCGCCGAGCGCCTCTGA
- the hmpA gene encoding NO-inducible flavohemoprotein: MLTPAQERLIEATAPVVAEHLDAITRCFYPLMFDRYPEVKPLFNQAHQASGGQPRALAGAVLAYVQLRRDPERVRETLATVVSKHVSLDIRPEQYPIVGECLMAAIGEVLGEAVTPEIADAWGALYEELAGLLIELEDHRYRDFEHRPGGWRGPREFRIAAMRQESAVIRSFVLMPADGGAVADFAPGQYIGVRLVIDGEPVYRHYSLSAAPNGESYRISVKREPEGTASRHLHDAMAVGDSLTLLPPAGDLTLVEGEEPLLLASGGVGQTPMLPMAQQALAQGRRVIYLHAALDAEHHAFAEEVASLEARHAGQLRVVTVHERGDGAEHIGRIDRDLLARYLPDGEPRCYFVGPQGFMTAVNGALAELGIPDERRHYEHFGPSQPLDAA, translated from the coding sequence ATGCTGACACCCGCCCAGGAACGCCTGATCGAGGCCACCGCCCCGGTCGTCGCCGAGCACCTCGATGCCATCACCCGCTGCTTCTACCCGCTGATGTTCGACCGCTACCCCGAGGTCAAGCCGCTGTTCAACCAGGCCCACCAGGCCAGCGGCGGCCAACCCCGGGCACTGGCCGGCGCGGTGCTGGCCTATGTCCAGCTGCGCCGCGATCCCGAGCGGGTACGAGAGACCCTGGCCACCGTGGTCAGCAAGCACGTCTCCCTGGATATCCGGCCCGAGCAGTATCCGATCGTCGGCGAGTGCCTGATGGCCGCCATCGGCGAGGTGCTGGGCGAGGCGGTGACGCCGGAGATCGCGGACGCCTGGGGCGCGCTCTACGAGGAACTGGCCGGGCTGCTGATCGAGCTCGAGGACCACCGCTACCGCGACTTCGAGCATCGCCCGGGCGGCTGGCGCGGCCCCCGCGAATTCCGCATCGCCGCAATGCGCCAGGAGAGCGCGGTGATCCGCTCCTTCGTGCTCATGCCCGCGGATGGCGGGGCGGTGGCCGACTTCGCCCCGGGCCAGTACATCGGCGTGCGCCTGGTTATCGACGGCGAGCCGGTCTACCGCCACTACAGCCTCTCGGCGGCGCCCAACGGCGAGAGCTACCGGATCTCGGTCAAGCGCGAGCCCGAGGGCACCGCCAGCCGGCATCTGCACGATGCCATGGCGGTGGGTGACAGCCTGACGCTGCTGCCGCCGGCCGGCGACCTGACCCTGGTGGAAGGCGAGGAGCCGCTGCTGCTGGCCAGCGGCGGTGTCGGCCAGACCCCCATGCTGCCCATGGCCCAGCAGGCGCTGGCCCAGGGACGACGGGTGATCTACCTGCATGCCGCCCTGGACGCCGAGCATCATGCCTTCGCCGAGGAAGTGGCGAGCCTCGAGGCCCGTCATGCCGGGCAGCTGCGGGTGGTGACGGTCCACGAACGGGGCGACGGCGCCGAACATATCGGGCGCATCGACCGCGACCTGCTGGCCCGCTACCTGCCCGACGGCGAGCCGCGCTGCTACTTCGTCGGCCCCCAGGGCTTCATGACCGCAGTCAACGGGGCCCTGGCCGAACTGGGCATCCCCGACGAACGTCGCCACTACGAGCACTTCGGGCCCTCGCAGCCTCTCGACGCCGCCTGA
- a CDS encoding SirB2 family protein — MEHYALIKHLHMSAAALSLGLFLVRAWWSVRASPNLARRWVRVLPHLVDTLLLGLGGWLMVALSLWPHQQPWLAAKLLALIAYIGLGTLAIKRGRTPAVRGVAALAALVVFAFMVGAAVRHSPLSWLA, encoded by the coding sequence ATGGAACACTATGCCTTGATCAAGCACCTGCACATGAGCGCCGCCGCCCTGAGTCTCGGCCTCTTCCTGGTGCGGGCCTGGTGGTCGGTGCGGGCCTCGCCGAACCTCGCCCGGCGCTGGGTGAGGGTGCTGCCCCACCTGGTCGATACCCTGCTGCTGGGGCTCGGGGGCTGGCTGATGGTGGCCCTCTCGTTGTGGCCCCATCAGCAGCCCTGGCTGGCCGCCAAGCTGCTCGCCCTGATCGCCTATATCGGCCTCGGCACCCTGGCCATCAAGCGCGGCCGGACGCCGGCGGTGCGCGGCGTGGCGGCGCTGGCCGCCCTGGTCGTGTTCGCCTTCATGGTGGGGGCGGCGGTCCGGCACAGTCCATTGTCCTGGCTGGCCTGA
- a CDS encoding NnrS family protein, with product MTASSLSPARLPLARLAFRPFFLLASLFGVVALMVWLAFWHGDVLLRPQGGLLWWHQHEMLFGFAAAVVAGFLLTAVQNWTGLPSLRGWPLLGLVALWLAGRVLLAMPLGLPPLLPALVDLAFLVVVAAVMARLVIAARRWRNLVFLPALGLLVLANLAMHLGVLQGDAVLIRQGAYLAVLLITALMVVIGGRVIPMFTANRLGRAKPAPLPWLERLTLGSMAALVLAQLAAVLGLSLPGAGLAGLTGLAALANTLRLARWDGLHTLREPLLWGLHASYAFLCLGLAMWALAALGAFRVELAVHALTIGGMGTMMLAMMARVSLGHTGRAIESLPGIGVALALLIAAAVLRSPVLALFPGISHWTYNLGIIFWCLAYAIFLLHYALPLSTARLDGKDG from the coding sequence ATGACAGCCTCCTCTCTCTCGCCGGCGCGCCTGCCCCTGGCCCGCCTCGCCTTCCGTCCCTTCTTCCTGCTGGCCTCGCTGTTCGGGGTGGTCGCCCTGATGGTCTGGCTGGCCTTCTGGCACGGCGACGTGCTGCTCAGGCCCCAGGGTGGGCTGCTGTGGTGGCACCAGCACGAGATGCTGTTCGGCTTCGCCGCCGCCGTGGTGGCGGGCTTTTTGCTCACCGCCGTGCAGAACTGGACCGGCCTGCCGAGCCTGCGCGGCTGGCCGCTGCTGGGCCTGGTGGCACTGTGGCTGGCCGGACGGGTGCTGCTGGCCATGCCCCTGGGGTTGCCGCCGCTGCTGCCGGCACTGGTGGACCTGGCCTTCCTGGTGGTGGTGGCCGCCGTCATGGCCCGGCTGGTGATCGCCGCCCGGCGCTGGCGCAACCTGGTCTTCCTGCCCGCCCTCGGCTTGCTGGTCCTGGCCAACCTGGCGATGCATCTCGGAGTCCTGCAGGGGGATGCCGTGCTGATCCGTCAGGGGGCCTACCTGGCGGTGCTGCTGATCACCGCCCTGATGGTGGTGATCGGTGGGCGAGTGATCCCGATGTTCACCGCCAACCGCCTGGGTCGCGCCAAGCCGGCGCCGCTGCCCTGGCTGGAGCGGCTGACCCTGGGCAGCATGGCGGCGCTGGTGCTGGCCCAGCTGGCCGCCGTGCTGGGCCTGAGCCTGCCCGGGGCAGGGCTCGCCGGCCTGACGGGGCTGGCGGCGCTGGCCAATACCCTGCGCCTGGCCCGTTGGGACGGGCTCCACACCCTGCGCGAGCCGCTGCTCTGGGGCCTGCATGCCAGCTACGCCTTCCTCTGCCTGGGACTGGCCATGTGGGCCCTGGCGGCGCTGGGCGCCTTCCGCGTCGAGCTGGCCGTGCATGCCCTGACCATCGGCGGCATGGGCACCATGATGCTGGCGATGATGGCGCGGGTCTCCCTGGGCCATACCGGTCGCGCCATCGAGAGCCTGCCGGGCATCGGCGTGGCCCTGGCGCTGCTGATCGCCGCCGCCGTCCTGCGCTCGCCGGTGCTGGCGCTGTTTCCCGGCATCAGCCACTGGACCTACAATCTGGGCATCATCTTCTGGTGCCTGGCCTACGCGATCTTCCTGCTCCACTACGCGCTGCCGCTGAGCACCGCCCGCCTGGATGGCAAGGACGGCTGA
- a CDS encoding c-type cytochrome, with product MAEGLTKSAARNIFYGGSLFFFLLFAALTAHSHWYMVTDSTDSAGLTESVAHGKEVWEENMCINCHSIMGEGAYFAPELGNVWTRYGGRENPEAARAGLIAWMNAQPLGAPGRRQMPQFDLSDKELNALVDFLEWTDGIDAQDWPPHPSG from the coding sequence ATGGCCGAAGGTCTCACCAAGTCGGCGGCCCGCAACATCTTCTATGGCGGGTCGCTGTTCTTCTTTCTGCTGTTCGCCGCGCTGACGGCGCACAGCCACTGGTACATGGTCACCGATTCCACCGACAGTGCCGGGCTCACCGAGTCGGTGGCCCACGGCAAGGAGGTGTGGGAGGAGAACATGTGCATCAACTGCCACAGCATCATGGGCGAGGGCGCCTACTTCGCCCCGGAGCTGGGCAACGTCTGGACGCGCTACGGCGGCCGGGAGAATCCCGAGGCGGCCCGCGCCGGCCTCATCGCCTGGATGAACGCCCAGCCGCTGGGCGCGCCGGGTCGACGCCAGATGCCGCAGTTCGACCTCAGCGACAAGGAGCTCAATGCCCTGGTCGACTTCCTGGAGTGGACCGACGGCATCGACGCTCAGGACTGGCCACCGCATCCGTCTGGCTAA